In a genomic window of Macaca nemestrina isolate mMacNem1 chromosome 18, mMacNem.hap1, whole genome shotgun sequence:
- the LOC105467898 gene encoding kremen protein 2 isoform X2, which yields MGTQDLQGFLFLLFLPLLQPRGASAGSLHSPGLSECFQVNGADYRGHQNHTGPRGAGRPCLFWDQTQQHSYSSASDPQGRWGLGAHNFCRNPDGDVQPWCYVAETEEGIYWRYCDIPTCHMPGYLGCFVDSGAPPALSGPSGTSTKLTVQVCLRFCRMKGYQLAGVEAGYACFCGSESDLARGRLAPATDCDQICFGHPGQLCGGDGRLGVYEVSVGSCQGNWTAPQGVIYSPDFPDEYGPDRNCSWALGPPGAALELTFRLFELADPRDRLELRDAASGSLLRAFDGARPPPPGPLRLGTAALLLTFRSDARGHAQGFALTYRGLQDAAEDPAAPEGSAQTPAAPLDGANVSCSPRPGAPQAAMGGAVCWLREKGPRRWGLPGAPGEAGLCGTDSPEGCPCPAPPGTPRLRVLLRATGL from the exons ATGGGGACACAGGACCTGCAgggcttcctctttctcctcttcctcccgcTGCTGCAGCCGCGTGGGGCCTCGGCTGGGAGCCTGCACAGTCCAG GCCTGTCCGAGTGTTTCCAGGTGAATGGGGCTGACTACCGCGGCCACCAGAACCACACTGGCCCGCGCGGGGCGGGCCGCCCGTGCCTTTTCTGGGACCAGACGCAGCAACACAGTTACAGCAGCGCCAGCGACCCCCAGGGCCGCTGGGGGCTGGGCGCGCACAACTTCTGCCG TAACCCAGACGGTGACGTGCAGCCGTGGTGCTATGTGGCTGAGACAGAGGAGGGCATCTACTGGCGCTATTGCGACATCCCCACCTGTCACA TGCCAGGCTACCTGGGATGCTTTGTGGActcaggggcacccccagccctcaGCGGCCCCAGCGGCACCTCCACGAAGCTCACGGTCCAGGTGTGCCTTCGCTTCTGCCGCATGAAGGGGTACCAG CTGGCGGGCGTGGAGGCCGGTTACGCCTGCTTCTGTGGCTCTGAAAGCGACCTGGCCCGGGGACGCCTGGCCCCCGCCACCGACTGTGATCAGATCTGTTTCGGCCACCCCGGACAGCTGTGTGGCGGAGATGGGCGGCTGGGCGTCTATGAAG TGTCCGTAGGCTCCTGCCAGGGGAACTGGACGGCGCCTCAGGGCGTCATCTACTCCCCGGACTTCCCAGACGAGTACGGGCCGGACCGGAACTGCAGCTGGGCCCTGGGCCCGCCGGGCGCCGCGCTGGAGCTCACCTTCCGCCTCTTCGAGCTGGCCGACCCCCGCGACCGGCTGGAGCTGCGCGACGCGGCTTCGGGCAGCCTGCTCCGCGCCTTCGATGGCGCCCGCCCACCGCCTCCCGGGCCGCTGCGCCTGGGCACTGCCGCGCTGCTGCTCACTTTCCGAAGCGACGCGCGGGGCCACGCGCAAGGCTTCGCGCTCACCTACCGCG GGCTGCAGGACGCCGCCGAGGACCCAGCGGCCCCCGAGGGCTCGGCCCAGACCCCCGCGGCGCCCCTCGACGGGGCCAACGTGAGCTGCAGCCCCAGGCCTGGGGCTCCGCAGGCTGCGATGGGGG GAGCTGTCTGCTGGCTCCGGGAAAAGGGTCCCCGGCGCTGGGGCCTTCCAGGGGCCCCAGGAGAAGCTGGGCTGTGTGGTACCGACAGCCCCGAGGGGTGCCCCTGCCCTGCTCCCCCGGGGACCCCCAGGTTGAGGGTTCTGCTGCGGGCTACCGGCCTCTGA
- the LOC105467898 gene encoding kremen protein 2 isoform X1 gives MGTQDLQGFLFLLFLPLLQPRGASAGSLHSPGLSECFQVNGADYRGHQNHTGPRGAGRPCLFWDQTQQHSYSSASDPQGRWGLGAHNFCRNPDGDVQPWCYVAETEEGIYWRYCDIPTCHMPGYLGCFVDSGAPPALSGPSGTSTKLTVQVCLRFCRMKGYQLAGVEAGYACFCGSESDLARGRLAPATDCDQICFGHPGQLCGGDGRLGVYEVSVGSCQGNWTAPQGVIYSPDFPDEYGPDRNCSWALGPPGAALELTFRLFELADPRDRLELRDAASGSLLRAFDGARPPPPGPLRLGTAALLLTFRSDARGHAQGFALTYRGLQDAAEDPAAPEGSAQTPAAPLDGANVSCSPRPGAPQAAMGARVFSTVTAVSVLLLLLLGLLRPLRRRSCLLAPGKGSPALGPSRGPRRSWAVWYRQPRGVPLPCSPGDPQVEGSAAGYRPLSASSQSSLRSLISAL, from the exons ATGGGGACACAGGACCTGCAgggcttcctctttctcctcttcctcccgcTGCTGCAGCCGCGTGGGGCCTCGGCTGGGAGCCTGCACAGTCCAG GCCTGTCCGAGTGTTTCCAGGTGAATGGGGCTGACTACCGCGGCCACCAGAACCACACTGGCCCGCGCGGGGCGGGCCGCCCGTGCCTTTTCTGGGACCAGACGCAGCAACACAGTTACAGCAGCGCCAGCGACCCCCAGGGCCGCTGGGGGCTGGGCGCGCACAACTTCTGCCG TAACCCAGACGGTGACGTGCAGCCGTGGTGCTATGTGGCTGAGACAGAGGAGGGCATCTACTGGCGCTATTGCGACATCCCCACCTGTCACA TGCCAGGCTACCTGGGATGCTTTGTGGActcaggggcacccccagccctcaGCGGCCCCAGCGGCACCTCCACGAAGCTCACGGTCCAGGTGTGCCTTCGCTTCTGCCGCATGAAGGGGTACCAG CTGGCGGGCGTGGAGGCCGGTTACGCCTGCTTCTGTGGCTCTGAAAGCGACCTGGCCCGGGGACGCCTGGCCCCCGCCACCGACTGTGATCAGATCTGTTTCGGCCACCCCGGACAGCTGTGTGGCGGAGATGGGCGGCTGGGCGTCTATGAAG TGTCCGTAGGCTCCTGCCAGGGGAACTGGACGGCGCCTCAGGGCGTCATCTACTCCCCGGACTTCCCAGACGAGTACGGGCCGGACCGGAACTGCAGCTGGGCCCTGGGCCCGCCGGGCGCCGCGCTGGAGCTCACCTTCCGCCTCTTCGAGCTGGCCGACCCCCGCGACCGGCTGGAGCTGCGCGACGCGGCTTCGGGCAGCCTGCTCCGCGCCTTCGATGGCGCCCGCCCACCGCCTCCCGGGCCGCTGCGCCTGGGCACTGCCGCGCTGCTGCTCACTTTCCGAAGCGACGCGCGGGGCCACGCGCAAGGCTTCGCGCTCACCTACCGCG GGCTGCAGGACGCCGCCGAGGACCCAGCGGCCCCCGAGGGCTCGGCCCAGACCCCCGCGGCGCCCCTCGACGGGGCCAACGTGAGCTGCAGCCCCAGGCCTGGGGCTCCGCAGGCTGCGATGGGGG CCCGGGTCTTCTCGACGGTGACGGCTGTCtcggtgctgctgctgctgctcctggggCTGCTGCGTCCGCTGCGCCGACG GAGCTGTCTGCTGGCTCCGGGAAAAGGGTCCCCGGCGCTGGGGCCTTCCAGGGGCCCCAGGAGAAGCTGGGCTGTGTGGTACCGACAGCCCCGAGGGGTGCCCCTGCCCTGCTCCCCCGGGGACCCCCAGGTTGAGGGTTCTGCTGCGGGCTACCGGCCTCTGAGTGCCTCCAGCCAGAGCTCCCTGCGCTCGCTCATCTCCGCTCTCTGA